In the Apteryx mantelli isolate bAptMan1 chromosome 1, bAptMan1.hap1, whole genome shotgun sequence genome, one interval contains:
- the EIF1AX gene encoding eukaryotic translation initiation factor 1A, X-chromosomal isoform X1: MPKNKGKGGKNRRRGKNENESEKRELVFKEDGQEYAQVIKMLGNGRLEALCFDGVKRLCHIRGKLRKKVWINTSDIILVGLRDYQDNKADVILKYNADEARSLKAYGELPEHAKINETDTFGPGDDDEIQFDDIGDDDEDIDDSFYLWM, translated from the exons ATGCCCAAGAATAAAG GCAAAGGAGGTAAAAATAGACGACGAGGTAAGAATGAGAATGAATCAGAAAAAAGAGAACTGGTGTTCAAGGAGGACGGGCAAG AATATGCCCAGGTGATCAAGATGTTAGGCAACGGAAGACTGGAGGCATTATGTTTTGATGGTGTGAAGAGGTTATGTCATATCAGAGGGAAACTAAGAAAAAAG GTTTGGATAAATACGTCTGATATTATATTGGTGGGCTTAAGAGACTACCAG GATAACAAGGCTGATGTTATTCTAAAGTACAATGCAGATGAAGCCAGAAGTCTGAAAGCATATGGGGAGCTTCCAGAACATG ctAAAATCAATGAAACAGACACATTTGGTCCTGGGGATGATGATGAAATCCAGTTTGATGATATTGGAGATGATGATGAAGATATTGATGAC AGCTTTTACCTCTGGATGTAA
- the EIF1AX gene encoding eukaryotic translation initiation factor 1A, X-chromosomal isoform X2 has translation MPKNKGKGGKNRRRGKNENESEKRELVFKEDGQEYAQVIKMLGNGRLEALCFDGVKRLCHIRGKLRKKVWINTSDIILVGLRDYQDNKADVILKYNADEARSLKAYGELPEHAKINETDTFGPGDDDEIQFDDIGDDDEDIDDI, from the exons ATGCCCAAGAATAAAG GCAAAGGAGGTAAAAATAGACGACGAGGTAAGAATGAGAATGAATCAGAAAAAAGAGAACTGGTGTTCAAGGAGGACGGGCAAG AATATGCCCAGGTGATCAAGATGTTAGGCAACGGAAGACTGGAGGCATTATGTTTTGATGGTGTGAAGAGGTTATGTCATATCAGAGGGAAACTAAGAAAAAAG GTTTGGATAAATACGTCTGATATTATATTGGTGGGCTTAAGAGACTACCAG GATAACAAGGCTGATGTTATTCTAAAGTACAATGCAGATGAAGCCAGAAGTCTGAAAGCATATGGGGAGCTTCCAGAACATG ctAAAATCAATGAAACAGACACATTTGGTCCTGGGGATGATGATGAAATCCAGTTTGATGATATTGGAGATGATGATGAAGATATTGATGAC ATCTAA